DNA from Archaeoglobus veneficus SNP6:
CTGAAACTTGAAAAAGAAAATGAAAAAAACTGTTTAGTATTCTTCGCACTTTATCTGGAAGTAATTCCTCGGATGCTTGCATGACGGACATTCTTCAGGCGGCTCAGTGCCATAGTGGACGTAACCGCACTTTCTACACACCCAGTAAACTTCTTTGTCTTTCTTGAATAAAGTACCGGCCTCAAGTTCATTGAGCAGCTTCTTAAAGCGCTCTTCGTGGTGTTCCTCAGCCTTAGCAATGGCTCTCAAACGCTCGGCCACTTCTGGAAAGCCTTCCTCTTCCGCCACATTTGCAAACTCAGGATACATCTTCGTGTGCTCGTAGTTCTCTCCACCAATCGCCGCCTTCAGGTTTTCTACTGTAGTTCCAAAAGCTATTGGCGCTTCCGCCTCAACGATCACAGCATCAATTTTCTCGCCGGTTTTCTCCATTATTTCGAAGATCATCTGGTAGAGGGCCTTGGCATGTTCCCTCTCGTTTTCAGCCGTTATTTGAAAAATCTCCGAGATCTGCTCATACCCTTCCTTCTTTGCAACCTTCGCATAGAAGGTGTACCTGTTCCTTGCCTGGCTTTCTCCAATAAAGGCCTTTACGAGATTCTTTATTGTTTTCATACTACCACCTCCATTTTATTACAGCAAACGACTTTTCCAACTCGAGTCTCCACAATTGGGCTTCACCCAATTCTGCTTATTATTAATTAAAAATTTTATAAAAACTATTCATCCACAGCTTTGTAGCAGAACCACCAGTCAAAACATTCGTACTTCTTCGGCCTCTCTTTGGCTTCATCTTCGCTTGTTGGCGGTGGGACTATCACCTTATCCCCGATCAACTCGTTGTTGGGCCAGTTAGCCGGTAATGCTACTCCTTTCTCGCTGCTAACCTGTAAGGCGGTCAGTAGTCTCAGTATCTCATCTATGTTCCTGCCAACGGAAAGCGGATAGTAGAGGATTGCTCTGATTATCCCTTTCGGATCGATTATGAATACTGCTCTAACTGTCTGAGATTCTGCGGCTTC
Protein-coding regions in this window:
- the rbr gene encoding rubrerythrin, coding for MKTIKNLVKAFIGESQARNRYTFYAKVAKKEGYEQISEIFQITAENEREHAKALYQMIFEIMEKTGEKIDAVIVEAEAPIAFGTTVENLKAAIGGENYEHTKMYPEFANVAEEEGFPEVAERLRAIAKAEEHHEERFKKLLNELEAGTLFKKDKEVYWVCRKCGYVHYGTEPPEECPSCKHPRNYFQIKCEEY